From a single Papaver somniferum cultivar HN1 unplaced genomic scaffold, ASM357369v1 unplaced-scaffold_19, whole genome shotgun sequence genomic region:
- the LOC113338807 gene encoding sorting nexin 2A-like has protein sequence MMGSEDQGFVEAKLYASREEMENLVLDERKPSNGGKFHPLSLPTTKEDPLNSPSSYSSNKSPNFSDNHYLEPPSYADVIFSPFPPSCENGGFGTVESFNGGGIESPNFDSPISRSSSSLSSSGDYLKISVSNPQKEQELSNTNLIPGGNTYVTYLITTRTNLVEFGVPEVSVRRRFKDIVTLSDRLSESYRGFFIPPRPDKNVVESQVMQKQEFVEQRRLALEKYLCRLASHPVIKKSEELRVFLQCQGKLPLPTTTDVASRMLDGAVNLPKQLFGESVSVAALHEVVQPAKGGRDLLRIFKEFKQSVSSDWGGFKPLVAEEDKEFIEKKEKLQDLETQLTSASQQAELLVKAQHDIGETLGELGLAFVKLTKFESEAAMHNSQRIRAADIKRLATAAVHASRYYRESNAKTVKNLDPLHEYLGLMLAVRGAFSDRSSALLTVQTLLSELSAMESRAEKLQVAASKIFGGDKSRIRKLEELNETIKVTEDAKLCAVKEYERIKENNRSELERLERERQDDFLNMLKGFVMNQVGYAEKIAKVWENVADETSGYRKENNS, from the exons ATGATGGGTTCAGAGGATCAAGGTTTTGTAGAAGCTAAGTTATACGCATCTAGAGAAGAAATGGAAAATTTAGTTCTCGATGAGAGAAAACCTAGTAATGGTGGAAAGTTTCATCCTTTATCACTACCCACAACAAAAGAAGATCCTTTAAACTCACCTTCTTCTTATTCATCAAATAAaagccctaatttttctgataatcATTACCTAGAACCACCATCGTACGCAGATGTAATCTTCAGTCCATTCCCTCCGAGTTGTGAAAATGGAGGATTTGGAACTGTAGAATCGTTCAATGGCGGGGGCATTGAAAGCCCTAATTTTGATTCACCTATATCTAGATCATCAAGTTCCTTAAGTTCATCCGGCGACTACTTAAAGATTTCAGTTTCGAATccacagaaagaacaagaattgaGTAATACGAATTTGATTCCAGGTGGAAACACTTATGTGACGTATTTGATTACTACTAGGACCAATTTAGTTGAATTTGGTGTGCCTGAAGTCAGTGTGAGGAGACGGTTTAAAGATATTGTGACGTTATCGGATCGATTATCGGAGTCTTATCGAGGTTTTTTTATCCCTCCCAGACCTGATAAGAACGTAGTTGAAAGCCAAGTCATGCAGAAACAAGAATTTGTTGAGCAGAGAAGATTGGCATTGGAGAAGTACTTGTGTAGATTGGCTTCACATCCTGTGATTAAGAAGAGTGAAGAATTAAGGGTTTTCTTGCAGTGTCAAGGGAAGCTCCCATTGCCAACTACTACTGATGTAGCTTCTAGGATGCTTGATGGAGCTGTGAATCTTCCAAAACAGCTGTTTGGTGAATCGGTTAGTGTTGCTGCTCTGCATGAAGTTGTGCAACCGGCGAAAGGAGGGAGAGATTTATTGAGGatttttaaggaatttaaacaaTCAGTGTCTAGTGACTGGGGTGGATTCAAACCGTTAGTTGCAGAAGAAGATAAAGAGTTCATAGAGAAGAAAGAGAAGTTGCAGGATCTCGAAACCCAACTCACTAGTGCATCTCAACAG GCTGAATTACTTGTTAAAGCTCAACATGACATTGGAGAGACACTGGGTGAATTGGGTTTAGCATTTGTCAAATTGACTAAGTTCGAATCCGAAGCGGCCATGCATAATTCCCAGAGGATACGAGCTGCTGATATCAAACGTTTGGCTACTGCTGCTGTCCACGCTAGCAGATATTATCGAGAATCAAATGCGAAAACGGTCAAGAATCTG GATCCACTTCATGAATATCTGGGTTTGATGTTAGCGGTTCGTGGTGCATTCTCGGATCGCTCAAGTGCGCTATTGACAGTACAGACCCTTCTATCAGAACTGTCAGCCATGGAGTCAAGAGCTGAAAAACTTCAAGTTGCAGCTTCCAAAATATTTGGGGGTGACAAGTCTAGAATCCGTAAACTGGAGGAGCTTAATGAAACCATAAAAGTTACTGAAGATGCAAAACTTTGCGCTGTTAAAGAATATGAACGTATCAAG GAAAACAACCGGAGTGAGCTCGAAAGGCTAGAGAGGGAAAGGCAAGATGATTTTTTGAACATGCTGAAAGGATTTGTAATGAATCAG GTGGGGTATGCAGAAAAAATAGCAAAAGTATGGGAGAATGTTGCAGATGAGACTAGTGGATACAGAAAGGAGAACAATAGTTAG
- the LOC113338886 gene encoding V-type proton ATPase subunit c''1 has product MSGSVMVGASSSWSHALVQISPYTFAALGIAISIGVSVLGAAWGIYITGSSLIGAAIKAPRITSKNLISVIFCEAVAIYGVIVAIILQTKLESVPNSQIYAPESLRAGYAIFASGIIVGFANLVCGLCVGVIGSSCALSDAQNSNLFVKILVIEIFGSALGLFGVIVGIIMSAQATWPSKV; this is encoded by the exons ATGTCTGGTTCAGTAATGGTTGGGGCATCAAGTTCATGGTCTCACGCTTTAGTACAGATCTCACCTTATACTTTCGCAGCACTAGGAATCGCAATCTCAATTGGTGTTTCTGTGTTGGGAGCTGCTTG ggGAATTTATATTACTGGAAGTAGTTTGATTGGTGCTGCAATTAAAGCTCCTCGTATTACATCTAAGAATCTCATCAG TGTTATTTTTTGTGAAGCTGTTGCTATATATGGGGTCATTGTGGCTATCATCCTTCAGACAAAGCTGGAAAGCGTACCAAATTCCCAGATATATGCACCCGAATCTCTAAGGGCTGGATATGCAATCTTCGCTTCGGGAATCATTGTGGGATTTGCAAACCTTGTGTGCGG TCTTTGTGTGGGAGTAATTGGAAGCAGCTGTGCGTTGTCTGatgctcaaaactcaaatctTTTCGTGAAGATCCTAGTGATTGAGATTTTTGGTAGTGCGCTTGGGTTGTTTGGAGTAATTGTGGGTATTATCATGTCAGCTCAAGCAACATGGCCTTCAAAAGTCTGA